The stretch of DNA agaaaagaaaaaatagtaactaaataaattatagatAATTGTGACTCGTAGACGCAAAACATCTTATTACATTTTACAATTTGAAAAAACACAATATGAgaaatttcccatgaaaaaccgaggcaaaaaaaataaaaataaaaaaggcatatacacgaaaaaaaattaaaacaattaggATATCCGTAGTTAAGGcgagatgatgatgatggtggaaAAAGGTTGACAtggagcaagaaaaaaaacaagtgtcgggaaaaaacaatttttttcttatctctgtatataaagaattaaaaaaaatgaaaacaaaagaacaaggaaagtaatttaaagatgtttaaaaagatgagaaaaaccCAACAAAAAAGTATAAGATTATGATTAAtgacataaaatatttatatttcactttagttattaattaaaaacaagaataataatgcaataaaataacgTTTATCCGTTTCATTATTTTCGATCGTCTTTCACGGAATCTGTTGTGAAGATGAGGAGGCTCCTTCTAGAGATCATTGAtaaacttggaaaaaaaattgatgtagCGCTCATCTGAAAAAGTAAGTAAACTATGTAAAcctcttttaatatttaaggTACGTACCTAAACGTTTTATTGCACATTAACCCTTAAAGACTGAAAGGATTCAAGtagattttaaatgaattttggtGATTATTATAATCAAGatataagataaaattttctagtAAATTCGGCTTTAGCTTTTGAAAGCTAagcttaaattttctcaaaccagttttaagttttttttttctaggcaAAGTTAAGTTTATTAGGCTGAAGCATAAAAAGtcgcatttttattttcctctcgACTGCAATGCCGAATAAATTGAAGTTCAACATTATCTGCAGTCGTTAATCTAAATTTTATAAGGCTAGGCCTAAATTCTTAAAGCTTCGCCTAAGTTAGAGGTAGGTCTAAGTTTTTCGATGTTAAGTCTGGTTGATATCTTCCAATTTTCATGCCCAAAGACTAACCGTTTTGACGCATCTAaattcagaaaagaaaatcatccaaaCACACATTCAGCCCCTTCAGCCCCACTTCAGCCGAActtaatctttaaattttaaaagaaaaattttaaactttagtCAAGCTTAAGAAACGTATGAAATGGACTAAGCCGAACTCAATTTCTGTACGACTGATATTCTCTTTAGCAGGCTACTTACATAAGAGGGCTTTTCTCCATTAACAcaggaggacaaaactggtaatcgttgccaattcgacttttttaaaccgccataagattaaaatctattcaacagaaaagtcagttttttttagtttgacttaaaatttttaagcctgATTTAGATTTTCCTGAGTTGTCCTGGAAAACatgtaagattttctgatAAAAGAACTTGAatctgattaaaaataaatcttaaattccATTGAATAGAGAGCAAGTTTATAAATGTTAAGTCTATAGGACTTCATCATaatattgttattttattttatttattattatctaAACACtaatcacatttttccacttttctcagccagagaatggaaattcaaaattctggtacatcaaaatctgcattggtatttcctctttcatttgctttttactccatcaaaatccatccagtagatcctgagaaaaacctacctttttGTTTTAGGGCaatctgtggaaaagtcggaaaatcacaagattgcgtcgcatctaagatggcggaaagtaaCTTTCTTACACTTaaataattaggctacaaatgtaaccaacatcggaaaaccaggtttaagaaaaacctcaagaaaaatgaaaacattaaaaatatgtcaattccaacaattttcccaagagaccaaaatttaagctcaaagtttggggttagaaattcgtgtcctccaagtgttaaatcgttacagaataaaatcactttattaaatttaccaaaatggccaaaatgatATTCTTAAACTTCTCCATTTTACCCCGATAAAAAACTTGCCAAGTCAAActattgttaattaaaaaatgaactttttcatattttttttatttgaaccttatttttatacatttggCTTACAcaagtaataaaaaatgtgtatgattttttcttaatatgaaaattctctacggaaattttagagaatgctaaaatttcaaattaacgACAGAACAAGAGAGCACTGAGAAAATCAATGCTAAAGAGATCTCACAGAATTGAACTAAACACGCATCCTCATCATCCAACTCCTTATCGCAGTCGAgcttagaaaactttttacaatttttgtttgtttgttacTTTATACTATCTAAGAGGTTAATTAGGGGGGGGGGGATggatgtttcacgttggagtACCCATTGCAATGGTCAACATTGCCAGGATGAGGGTGATGTGTGATATGAGCATAGGAACGCCATTGTTATTGATGGCGGGTCGGGGGTAGATGATGTGTACTGGAGGTGGttcattaatttcatcaaaattgtgGTTGAAAACATCGCTGGATGCACCCCCACCTAGAGCACCATTCAGAAGATTTTCCACTTCACTAAATACCAACGATGACGAAGTCCACGAAGGGCTATGGGGGGAAAGTTTATTGAagattagtttaaaaaaaatcattgaagaaACAGCTAAAATCAACTCACTGAGCACAGCTGTGAACGTTCTCAGCATTCACTGCAAAGACACCAAAATTAATGGGGCCACGTGTGATGTCCTGAACAACGTGAATGCACCCACTAAAGGATTCCCGGTAGCGTCCTCCGGTGAGATTTGACGCCTTCGGAATGCCCCCAATGTGAATGTGTCCAGGTAGGTGCATAGAACGCGAACTAGCACGTGTTTCGCCATAGTCAATGTAGTTGTCCAACTCTAAGCTGCCCTGATTGGCAGCTCGCTTGAGAATTGCCACATGCGGTTGTCCGTCGTCAATGCGCACCACCCCATTACGGATCCGCGCCTCTTGGCCGTCGAGACGAAAAACAAACTCCAAGTACCCACCATTTGCTGCCAGAGCAACAAAATCCCCCCGCGGGACAGCAGCAGTTGACTTC from Lutzomyia longipalpis isolate SR_M1_2022 chromosome 4, ASM2433408v1 encodes:
- the LOC129796381 gene encoding uncharacterized protein LOC129796381; this encodes MHLPGHIHIGGIPKASNLTGGRYRESFSGCIHVVQDITRGPINFGVFAVNAENVHSCAHPSWTSSSLVFSEVENLLNGALGGGASSDVFNHNFDEINEPPPVHIIYPRPAINNNGVPMLISHITLILAMLTIAMGTPT